The following coding sequences are from one Rissa tridactyla isolate bRisTri1 chromosome 14, bRisTri1.patW.cur.20221130, whole genome shotgun sequence window:
- the LOC128917662 gene encoding adenylate cyclase type 10-like — protein MPKLDAVTALRAWERNRHYGDLQKAVAFLPSLLADSSLRSNDTAQSVHGVLLFADISGFTALTEKFVQRSGVDRGTDELAQTLNEYLCDILEEFLIFGGDILKHINKVLLCDKGCTFLCVLGLPGNKLPCESLHALQSALEIFNSCSTMLKETETMSVAVTRGTMFCGVTGHPLRHEYTVLGQKVNLAARMMVHYPGLVSCDAVTYAASRLPASYFKELPQREMKGLSQPGPVYQYVGVT, from the exons ATGCCAAAACTCGATGCggtcactgcactcaggg cctgggagaggaatcgtcactacggggacctgcagaaagcagtcgctttcctcccctcgctccttgctgatagctccctcaggagcaacgacaccgctcagagtgtccacggagtgctgctctttgcggatatctcag gtttcactgcgttgaccgagaaattcgtgcagaggagcggcgtggacagaggcactgatgagctggcgcaaacgctcaatgagtacctgtgcgacattttggagg agttcctgatttttggaggagacatcttgaag cacatcaacaaagtcctcctgtgtgataaa ggctgcacgttcctctgcgtgctgggactccctggaaacaagctgccctgcgagagccttcacgccctgcagagtgctctggagatcttcaactcgtgctccaccatgctcaaggaaacaga gacaatgtctgtggcagttaccagagggacgatgttctgcggagtcactggccacccgctgagacacgaatacacag tccttggccagaaggtgaacttggctgcccggatgatggtgcactaccctgggctggtgtcctgtgatgcagtgacctacgccgcctcccggctgcccgcttcctacttcaaggagctgccgcagagagagatgaaaggcctcagccagcctggccctgtctatcaatacgtgggggtcacc